A segment of the Bufo bufo chromosome 5, aBufBuf1.1, whole genome shotgun sequence genome:
TTTcacttcctgaaaaaaaaatcatcgtaCATTATATTTCAAGGTTCAAGTCGAGCAGAAACGAAAAATGACAGAAAGGTGAGGGAAGGACTGAAACCTAGGATTAATATTTTAAGGTGTAATACCCTTTGCTGCCATTTCACTCCGTGGGGGTGCTGTTGTGCAATGTTTTTAATCCCGCCTGTGATATAACCTCATGATTCAGTAAATATACAAGTGCTGCTCTATAGAAGCCCTTCCTTATTGCTTATGTTTCCCTCCCCTCCATGATTTTTTACAACCCCCCCGAGATTAGTGACCCGCTATCGGCTTGGCAGTGTCAGAGATAGGTAATGTCGCATGCAATCgcctacaaaaatatataaaatcatacaatACGTCTCGTATCGGGAAGTTAAGAGATACAGTATGTGGCGAaggcaaaaaaaagaagcaaaactTAAAAAAACAATCTGCAAAGAATAAAACCCATTTTGGAATATttttggatctttttttttttttttgtacaaataaGTCCATAATACTGACGTCTTCgggagttttttagttttttttacttttctttatttTGGCTTCATCTCCATGCGGGGGTTGTCGTCGCAGTCCACCTCGTACTCTTCCAACTGTCCGCTGGTCCACACCTTGATGCGGTCTGTTAAGTCGCTGGTCCTTGGCGCTAAGATGAAATCGTAAATCAGGGCGGCGGCCGCTCCTCCGATCATTGGCCCGACCCAGAAGATCTGATGGGAGGGGGGGAAAAAAGACATGTTTAGGTGAATTCACACAAAGCTGATGGGATGGAGCGGGCGGGGTTAAAAGAACAATAACTGgcgtgtcatgctccgcccccaaAGTGTTACATATAATATACAATTTGATACATTCCGTTATGTTTTATAATATTGCTCAACCTAGCAGGACATTTCAACGTGCATGGTCTGTGTGTCAGTCTACTCTGCTGTTCTATCATTTTATTCATGAGACAGACAGCCCTGGATAAATCGTGCCATAGGTTTcttttaaacacacacacacactgaataCCGCCGGAATAGACATAATATCTAGGCTGGAAAGAGTTAAATGTCCCGTGTCTTCACTTGTTTCCAGGACGTCTCTGGTGCTAACCGAATGAAGGCCATAACCTAATAAGCGATTGCTGTTTATGCAGTTGTATCATGTGCTATTGTAGGGTCACTAAAGGTCAACCAAACACTTGGGGTGGAGATAGCGGAGGCGCAGGTGGAGTCTTACCCAGTGATACTGGAAGTTTCTAGTGATTACTGCAGAACCGAAAGACCTTGCAGGGTTCATCCCGCATCCAGTGTAATCAATCTGCGCACACAAAGCATGGAAGAGCGTTAccattatacataggaggcagtattatagcagttatattcttgtacataggaggcactattatagtagtcatattcttgtacataggaggcactattatagcagttatattcttgtacataggagcagtattatagcagttatattcttgtacataggagcagtattatagcagttatattcttgtacataggagcagtattatagcagttatattcttgtacataggagcagtattatagtagttatattcttgtacataggaggcagtattatagtagttatattcttgtacataggagcagtattatagtagttatattcttgtacataggaggcagtattatagtagttatactcttatacataggaggcagtattatagtagttatattcttgtacataggagcagtattatagtagttatattcttgtacataggagcagtattatagtagttatattcttgaacataggagtagtattatagtagttatattcttgtacataggaggcagtattatagtagttatattcttgtacataggagcagtattatagtagttatattcttgtacataggaggcagtattatagtagttatattcttgtacataggagtagtattatagtagttatattcttgtacataagagcagtattatagtagttatattcttgtacataagagcagtattatagtagttatattcttgtacataggaacagtattatagtagttatattcttgtacataggaggcagtattatagtagttatattcttgtacataggagcagtattatagtagttatattcttgtacataggagcagtattatagtagttatattcttgtacataggagcagtattatagttgttgaattcttgtacataggagcaatattatagtatttatattcttgtacataggagcaatattatagtatttatattcttgtacataggagcagtattagagtagttatatttttatacataggagcagtattatagtagttatattcttgtacataggagcagtattatagtagttatattcttgtacataggagcagtattatagttattatattcttgtacataggaagcagtattatagtagttatattcttgtacataggaggcagtattatagtagttatattcttgtacataggagcagtattatagtagttatattcttgtacataggaggcagtattatagttattatattcttgtacataggaagcagtattatagtagttatattcttgtacataggagcagtattatagtagttatattattgtacataggagcagtattatagtagttatattcttgtacataggaggcggtattataatagttatattcttatacataggagcagtattatagtagttatattcttgtacataggaggcagtattatagttattatattcttgtacatagtagcagtattatagtagttatattcttgtacataggagcagtattatagtagttctattcttgtacacaggaggcagtattatagtagttatattcctgtacataggagcagtattatagtagttatattcttgtacataggagcagtattatagtagttatattcttgtacataggagcagtattatagtagttatattcttgtacataggaggcagtattatagtagttatattcttgtacataggagcagtattatggtagttatattcttgtacataggagcagtattatagtagttatattcttgtacataggagcagtattatagcagttatattcttgtacataggaggcagtattatagtagttatattcttgtacataggaggcagtattatagtagttatattcttgtacataggagcagtattatagtagttatattcttgtacataggagcagtattatagtcgttatattcttatacataggaggcagtattatagtagttatatttctgtacataggagcagtattatagtagttatattcttgtacataggagcagtattatagtagttatattcttatacataggaggcagtattatagtagttatatttctgtacataggagcagtattatagtagttatattcttgtacataggagcagtattatagtagttatattcttgtacataggaggcagtattatagtagttatattcttgtacataggaggcagtattatagtagttatatttttgtacataggagcagtattatagtagttatattcttgtacataagaggcagtattatagtagttatatacttgtacataggagcagtattatagcagttgttTTCCTGTACACTGTGCAGATAATGGTATTtggagtttgttttgttttttgttttacttaCCGCAATTAGATGCCCTAGGGCAACAGAAAGTCCTATTGCCAGAGGAATAGAGCCTGAGATATCGtgtcttcttttgtcagtgacggcAACAACACACAGCACCAACTGGAAAGTGACCATGATCTCCACCCCCAGACCCTGTCCTGCTGTCACTCCAGTACTCAGCTGAAAAACACAAGAAGGTACAGTGGATTTTAATAACTTTTCATCGTAAGGCATGTAGTACTAAGTGGTTTTCTGAGACTATTTCACACAGCTAAGCCTTAGATATACAAATGCAGCAGACGGGATCACACATTGTAGACTTAGATAAACTGATTCAGTAAATAGTATCTTTTGAGCACCAATATTACTTaggcactgtatgacactgtttatctagacactatattaaacaatttatttgggcactgtatgactgatatttaggccccattcacacgtccgcaatttcgttccgcactttcagatagatatgagatagataatagatagataatagatagatagatagatatgagacagatatgagatagatagatatgagatagatagatagatagatagatagatagatagatagatatgagatagatagatagatagatagatagatagatagatagatagatagatagatagatatgagatagatatgagatagataatagatagatagataatagatagatagataatagatagatagatagatagataatagatagatagatagatatgagatagatagataatagatagatagatagatagatatgagatagatagataatagatagatagatgatagatagataatagatagataatagatagatagatagatagatagataatagatagatagatagatatgagatagatagataatagatagatagatagatagatagatagatagatagatagatatgagatagatatgagatagataatagatagatagatagatagatagatagatagatagatagatagatagatagatagatagatatgagatagatagatagatagatagatagatagatagatatgagatagatagataatagatagatagatagatagatagatagataatagatagataatagatagatagatagatagatagatagatatgagatagatagatatatagataatagatagataatagatagatagatagatagatagataatagatagataatagatagatagatagatagatagatagatagatagatagatagatagatagatagatatgagatagaagcTGATGAAGCAGAATTTAGAATTCACAATTTACACTCTCGTCACACTCTTC
Coding sequences within it:
- the AQP1 gene encoding aquaporin-1; this translates as MASEFKKKAFWRAVIAEFLAMIFFVFISIGAALGLHFPVQEKANETVSRSQDIVKVSLAFGLAIATMAQSVGHISGAHLNPAVTVGCLLSCQISILKAIMYIIAQCLGAVVATAILSGITSNVENNTLGLNGLSTGVTAGQGLGVEIMVTFQLVLCVVAVTDKRRHDISGSIPLAIGLSVALGHLIAIDYTGCGMNPARSFGSAVITRNFQYHWIFWVGPMIGGAAAALIYDFILAPRTSDLTDRIKVWTSGQLEEYEVDCDDNPRMEMKPK